The genome window GCCGGCAGGCAGGCCTCCTCCAGCGTGCCCCGGTGCACCCTGGCGTCGAACCGGTCGCGGGCGTACCAGGCGCCGAACGTCGAGATCTCGACGCCTTCCACCTCCCAGCGGGTGATGGGCATGAGCGATGCGAGCAGGAATCCGAGGGCGCTGCCGACCTCGAGGAAGCGGCCTGCCGGGCGGAGCCGCAGCAGCTCGCGAGCGAGAAAGAACGCGTCGCGATCGTACCGCTGCCGCTGGCGGGCGTACCCTCCGAAGCCGTGCGTCGCGGTCGAATCGAAGTAGTCGGCGCCGTACAGGACGTCGAGCGCGGCCGGCGAGAGGCGGGGGCGTACCTGCCGGACCCCGCAGCCGCCGCACCGATGCAGCCAGACCGGGCCGACGCCGGGCAGTCCGGCCTCCACGAGCGGGCTCATGCGACCGGCCGCGCCGCAGACGTCGCACGGATCCACCATGCCGGGGGCATGATATCTTTCGCTTCGCCGATGCCACAGTCCGAATCCTCCCGTTTGTTCAACCGCGCGCGCCGGGTCCTGCCCGGCGGCGTCAACAGCCCCGTGCGCGCCTTCGGCGCGGTCGGCGGCCGGCCCCCTTTCATCGAGCGGGCGCGGGGCGCACGCCTGTACGACGTCGACGGGCGCAGCTACGTCGACTACGTGATGTCCTGGGGTCCGCTCATCCACGGGCACGCCCCGCCCGAGCTGACGCGCGTGCTGCGGGCCGCTACGGGTCGCGGCACCAGCTTCGGCGCCCCCACCGCGCAGGAGGTCGAGCTCGGCCGGCTCGTTTGCCGCCTGGTTCCGTCCATCGAGCGCGTGCGGTTCGTGAACTCGGGCACCGAAGCCACGATGAGCGCCATCCGCGTCGCCCGCGCGGCCCCCGGCCGCGACCGCATCGTGAAGTTCGCCGGCTGCTACCACGGCCACGGGGACGCCTTCCTGGTGCAGGCGGGTTCGGGAGCCACCACGCTCGGCGTTCCGACCAGCCCCGGCGTCGCCCGCGCCACCGCGGCCGACACGCTGATCGCGACCTACAACGACGTCGAATCCGTCGACCGCCTCTGCTCCGCTCACCGCGACGCCATCGCCGCCGTCATCGTCGAGCCGATCGCCGGCAACATGGGGGTGGTGCCGCCGGCTCCCGGCTTCCTCGACGGGCTGCGCGACCTCTGCGATCGGCACGGCAGCGTGCTGATCTTCGACGAGGTCATCTCGGGATTTCGCGCGTCGAAGGGCGGCGCGCAGGCGGTCCACGGGGTGAAGCCGGACCTGACCTGCCTCGGCAAGATCATCGGCGGCGGCCTGCCGGTGGGCGCCTACGGCGGACGGGCCGACCTTATGGATCGCGTATCCCCGGCCGGGCCCGTCTACCAGGCCGGAACCCTGTCGGGCAATCCCCTGGCGATGACGGCCGGGATCTGGGCGCTGTCGAAGCTGTCGGCGCCGCTGTACCGCAGGCTGGACAAGCTCGGGAGCCGTCTGGCGGACGGGCTGCGGGACGCCGCCCGCGAGGCCGGGGTGCCCCTCACGGTCAACGCCGCCGGCTCGGTGCTCACCCCTTTCTTCAGCGCCGGACCGGTGACGGACTACGTCTCGGCGACCGCGGCCGACACCGACGCGTACGCCGCGTTCTTCCGCGCCATGCTCGAGCGGGGCGTCTACCCGCCGCCCTCGCAGTTCGAGGGCTGGTTCCTCTCGGACGCCCACACCGAGCGCGACGTCGATCGCACGGTGCGGGCGGCCCGCCAGGCGCTGGCCGACGTCCGGCCGGCCGCGTAGCCGGAAGCGCCGGCTTGGTATCATGCGCGCAGTGACGACCGAGATCCGTCTGCACCGCACCACGCCGGTGCCGGTCGGCGGCGTGCAGATCGGCGGCGGCGCGCCGGTGGCGGTGCAGTCGATGACGCTGACCGACACCGCCGACGCGGCGGCGACTGCCGCGCAGTGCATCGAGCTGGCCGGCGCGGGGTCCGAGCTGGTGCGCGTCACCGTCAACCAGGACGACGCGGCGCGCGCCGTGCCGGAGATCAAGCAGCGCATGCTGGACGCCGGCTGCACGGCGCCGCTCATCGGCGACTTCCACTACAACGGCCATCTGCTGCTGACCCGGCACCCGGCCTGCGCGGTGGCGCTCGACAAGTACCGCATCAATCCGGGCAACGTCGGGACGGGCCGGCGCCGCGACGAGCAGTTCTCCACCATCTGCGCGGTGGCCCGCGATTGCGGCAAGCCCGTGCGCATCGGCGTCAACGGCGGCTCCCTGAACCAGGAGCTCGTCATGGCGAAGATGCAGGAGAACACCGATCGCGATCTCGGCCGAACGTCGGAAGACATCATCAACGAGTGCATGGTGGTGTCCGCCCTCGAATCGACCGCGCTGGCCCTCGACAGCGGCCTGCGCGACAGCCAGATCATCCTCTCGGCCAAGGTGTCCCGGCCCCGCGATCTCGTCGCCGTCTACCGCGCGCTGGCCGCGCAGACGTCGCAGCCGCTGCACCTCGGGCTGACCGAGGCGGGCATGGGCGTGAAGGGACTCGTGTGGTCGGCGTCGGCCATGGGCATCCTGCTGCACGAAGGCATCGGCGACACGATCCGGGTGTCGCTGACGCCGCGCCCGAACGGCGATCGGCGCGAGGAGGTCTACGCCGCATGCGAGCTGCTGCAGGCGCTCGGACTGCGGTCGTTCGCGCCGAGCATCACCGCCTGCCCCGGCTGCGGCCGAACCACCAGCACGACGTTCCAGGAGCTGGCGGAGCGCATCCAGGGCTACGTGCGCGGGATGATGCCGACCTGGAAGACGGACTACGAAGGCGTCGAGGAGATGACCGTGGCGGTCATGGGCTGCGTCGTCAACGGCCCGGGCGAATCGAAGGCGGCCAATATCGGGATCAGCCTGCCGGGCACGGGCGAGGAGCCGACCTGCCCGGTCTACGTGGACGGCCGACACGCGACGACGCTGCGCGGCTCCTACGACGAGCTCTCCGAGGCCTTCCGCCGTCTGATAGACGATTACGTCGAAGAGAAGTACGCCAGGAAGCCGGTGGCGTCACCCTGGCAGTCTGCGCCGTAGAACGGCGTAGACTTCCAGCCCGGCCCGGTTGGGCAGCAAGCGGAGCCGTAGGCGAGGCTTGTCGGGCCAGCTGCACCGGCCGCCTGGCCTCGCTCCCGGCCCGGGGGGCGATGCAGTCCCGTCGCCACCCCGCGGACCGCGACCGCAATCCGACCACCACGTTCCATGCCGCCCGCCAGCCCCATCCGCCTCATCGCCATCGACATCGACGGCACGCTGCTCGACGGCCGCGGCGCGTTGCCGCCGCGCAACCGCCGGGCCGTCCACCGGGCCATCGAACAGGGGATCCGGGTCGTGCTGGTGACCGGCCGCGCCTTCCATCACGCGCGGCCGATCGCCGAGGCGCTCGCACCGGAGCATGCGCCGGACGCGCTTGCCCTCATCGTCAGCAACGGCGCGTTGACCAAGCGGGCGGACGGAACCACCGTGGACAGCCGCCTCGTGCCGCGCGACACCGCGCGCGCCATCGTCGAGGCGATGCGCCCGCGCCATCGCGGGGTCGCGATCCTCTTCGACCGGCCCGACGCGCGGCAGTACGTCTACGAGCGCATCGACTGGAGCCATCCCCAGCGGCACTGGTACTACGAACGAAACCGCACGTTCATGACCCGCGTCGAACCGATCGAGGCGGCGCTCACCGAAGATCCGATCCAGGTGGCGTTCACCGGCGGCGTGGAGCAGATGCGGGCGCTGTCCGCCGAGGTGCGTGGCCTGCCGCAGGCGCCGGAGGTCACCGTCACCCTGACGGAGTATGCGGAGCGCGACTTCTCCCTGCTCGACCTGATCGCCGGAGGCTGGTCCAAGGGCGCGGCGCTGCGGGAGCATGCCCGCCGCCTCGAGCTCGACCGCACCGCGGTCATGGCGGTGGGCGACAATCTGAACGACCGCGAGATGCTCGAGTTCGCGGGCCGGCCCGTGGTGATGGGCAACGCGGTGGAGCCGCTCAAGCGTCTCGGCTGGGAGATCACGGCGACCCACGACGAATGCGGTCTTGCGGCCGCCATCGACGCGGTCGTCGGTCGGGAGTCCGCGGCGCTCCGTTGACCCGACCCGGCTTCAGGGCGCCGGCTCGCCCGCGAGCGCCCCGGTCAGCGCCCGCTCCCGAACCCACCAGATCGCTGTCACGAGGCTGCCGACCAGCAGCAGGCCGGCCGAGACCCCGATCCAGAGCCCGAGGACGCCCCAGCCGACGACGAAGCAGAGCAGATAGCCGACGGGCAGCCCGACCCCCCAGTGGCCGGCCAGGTTC of Acidobacteriota bacterium contains these proteins:
- the hemL gene encoding glutamate-1-semialdehyde-2,1-aminomutase, which codes for MPQSESSRLFNRARRVLPGGVNSPVRAFGAVGGRPPFIERARGARLYDVDGRSYVDYVMSWGPLIHGHAPPELTRVLRAATGRGTSFGAPTAQEVELGRLVCRLVPSIERVRFVNSGTEATMSAIRVARAAPGRDRIVKFAGCYHGHGDAFLVQAGSGATTLGVPTSPGVARATAADTLIATYNDVESVDRLCSAHRDAIAAVIVEPIAGNMGVVPPAPGFLDGLRDLCDRHGSVLIFDEVISGFRASKGGAQAVHGVKPDLTCLGKIIGGGLPVGAYGGRADLMDRVSPAGPVYQAGTLSGNPLAMTAGIWALSKLSAPLYRRLDKLGSRLADGLRDAAREAGVPLTVNAAGSVLTPFFSAGPVTDYVSATAADTDAYAAFFRAMLERGVYPPPSQFEGWFLSDAHTERDVDRTVRAARQALADVRPAA
- the ispG gene encoding flavodoxin-dependent (E)-4-hydroxy-3-methylbut-2-enyl-diphosphate synthase — encoded protein: MRAVTTEIRLHRTTPVPVGGVQIGGGAPVAVQSMTLTDTADAAATAAQCIELAGAGSELVRVTVNQDDAARAVPEIKQRMLDAGCTAPLIGDFHYNGHLLLTRHPACAVALDKYRINPGNVGTGRRRDEQFSTICAVARDCGKPVRIGVNGGSLNQELVMAKMQENTDRDLGRTSEDIINECMVVSALESTALALDSGLRDSQIILSAKVSRPRDLVAVYRALAAQTSQPLHLGLTEAGMGVKGLVWSASAMGILLHEGIGDTIRVSLTPRPNGDRREEVYAACELLQALGLRSFAPSITACPGCGRTTSTTFQELAERIQGYVRGMMPTWKTDYEGVEEMTVAVMGCVVNGPGESKAANIGISLPGTGEEPTCPVYVDGRHATTLRGSYDELSEAFRRLIDDYVEEKYARKPVASPWQSAP
- a CDS encoding HAD-IIB family hydrolase, which gives rise to MPPASPIRLIAIDIDGTLLDGRGALPPRNRRAVHRAIEQGIRVVLVTGRAFHHARPIAEALAPEHAPDALALIVSNGALTKRADGTTVDSRLVPRDTARAIVEAMRPRHRGVAILFDRPDARQYVYERIDWSHPQRHWYYERNRTFMTRVEPIEAALTEDPIQVAFTGGVEQMRALSAEVRGLPQAPEVTVTLTEYAERDFSLLDLIAGGWSKGAALREHARRLELDRTAVMAVGDNLNDREMLEFAGRPVVMGNAVEPLKRLGWEITATHDECGLAAAIDAVVGRESAALR